A single genomic interval of Nostoc commune NIES-4072 harbors:
- a CDS encoding metal ABC transporter permease, whose protein sequence is MLQALIEPLQYGFMQRSLVIAILVGMLCAVVGSYLMVQRLALLGDAISHSVLPGLAIAFMVGANIYIGAFIAGVLSTMAIAWIRVRSPIKEDAAMGIVFSAFFALGITLITVIQKDNKIDLNHFLFGNILGVTIDEVRDTAIIATIVLIVVLLLYKELLFYTFDPLGAQAAGLPVNRLNFGLMVLIALTIVASMKAVGVILVLSLLITPGATAYLLVKRLNYVMILGAVIGVISSISGMYLSYFYNLPSGPAIVLVVSGFFILALLFSPKYGIFTLSSRKLTS, encoded by the coding sequence ATGTTACAAGCATTAATTGAGCCGTTGCAATACGGCTTTATGCAGCGATCCCTCGTGATTGCGATTTTAGTTGGGATGTTGTGTGCAGTTGTAGGTAGCTACCTAATGGTGCAGCGACTAGCCTTGCTGGGTGATGCCATCAGTCACTCAGTTTTGCCAGGACTAGCGATCGCTTTTATGGTAGGAGCAAATATATATATTGGCGCATTTATAGCCGGAGTTTTGAGTACAATGGCGATCGCTTGGATTAGAGTGCGATCGCCAATTAAAGAAGATGCGGCAATGGGCATAGTTTTTTCAGCATTCTTCGCCCTTGGTATCACCCTAATTACTGTTATTCAAAAAGATAACAAAATCGACCTTAACCACTTTCTTTTCGGTAACATTCTCGGTGTTACTATTGATGAAGTGCGGGATACTGCTATTATTGCCACTATTGTTTTAATAGTTGTTCTCTTATTATATAAAGAGCTTTTATTTTACACATTTGATCCTTTAGGCGCTCAAGCCGCAGGTTTGCCCGTCAATCGGCTAAACTTTGGACTGATGGTGCTAATAGCTTTAACAATAGTCGCCAGCATGAAAGCTGTTGGTGTCATTTTAGTATTATCACTTTTGATTACACCAGGAGCTACCGCCTATTTATTAGTTAAGCGCCTCAACTATGTAATGATTTTGGGTGCAGTAATTGGCGTAATTTCTAGTATTAGTGGTATGTATCTTAGCTACTTTTATAACTTGCCCTCTGGGCCTGCGATCGTTTTAGTAGTATCAGGATTCTTTATTTTGGCGTTGTTATTCAGTCCTAAATACGGTATTTTTACCTTGAGTAGCAGAAAGCTCACATCATAA
- a CDS encoding metal ABC transporter ATP-binding protein — protein MPAKTIKAFDTSSKAAISIAHLGVYYRTQEALRDVNCIVKPGKLTGIFGPNGAGKSTLMKAMLGLVPVSSGTVLCEGKPLMQQLEKVAYVPQRSQIDWTYPATVWDVVMMGRVKKTGWLRSFSTVSRQVAKNAIERVGMSEYCDRPIGQLSGGQQQRVFLARALTQQAEIFCFDEPLVGIDQKTQAVIFEVFHELAANNKIVLVVNHDLGESITHFDDLILLNRELVATGSRQQVLTQENLNLAYGGKVMYFSDAA, from the coding sequence ATGCCTGCAAAAACTATCAAAGCTTTTGACACGAGTTCCAAAGCAGCAATTAGCATTGCCCATTTAGGGGTATACTACCGGACACAAGAAGCCTTAAGGGACGTTAACTGCATCGTCAAACCGGGAAAACTGACGGGTATTTTTGGCCCTAACGGTGCAGGCAAAAGTACGCTGATGAAAGCAATGTTAGGCTTGGTTCCTGTTAGTAGTGGTACGGTGCTATGCGAAGGCAAACCCTTGATGCAACAACTAGAGAAAGTTGCTTATGTACCACAACGTAGCCAAATTGACTGGACTTACCCCGCCACAGTCTGGGATGTAGTAATGATGGGACGGGTAAAGAAAACAGGCTGGTTGCGTAGCTTCTCAACAGTTAGCCGCCAAGTAGCGAAAAATGCCATAGAAAGAGTTGGGATGAGCGAATATTGCGATCGCCCCATTGGACAATTATCAGGAGGACAACAACAACGGGTATTTTTAGCCCGTGCTTTAACACAGCAAGCAGAAATCTTCTGCTTTGATGAACCTCTAGTAGGCATTGATCAAAAAACCCAAGCAGTGATTTTTGAAGTCTTTCATGAACTCGCCGCCAATAATAAAATCGTGCTAGTAGTCAACCACGACTTAGGGGAATCAATCACCCATTTTGATGATTTAATATTACTAAATCGTGAATTAGTCGCCACAGGTTCACGCCAACAAGTACTTACACAAGAGAATTTAAATCTTGCTTATGGTGGAAAAGTAATGTACTTTTCAGATGCTGCCTAA
- a CDS encoding metal ABC transporter substrate-binding protein, producing MKLILEIDGSNPYSKGIISRMKGKILLRLCLGMLVPLALFSCTQKDSNSNTAKGDKPRVVATSTIIADLAQEVAGDEIQLSGILKPGTDPHVYEPVPADSRVLEEADLILYNGYNLEPGLIKLMNASGDKAQKLAVGEAVKSLQLDKGKGEVVPDPHVWGSAENAIAMTNVIRDALIKQSPEDREKFTQKASHLTNELKQLHSWINQQIQTIPTDKRKLVTIHDAFQYYGRAYGIAIAGTLIGISTEEQPSAQTVQRLVESIKKIGVSAIFAETTINPALIKTVAQEAGVKLAPNQLYSDSIGAKGSPGDSYIKMMEANTRTIVEALGGKYTPFQLKK from the coding sequence ATGAAACTAATACTAGAGATAGACGGCAGTAATCCTTACAGCAAAGGAATAATCAGCAGAATGAAGGGAAAAATTCTTTTGCGGCTTTGCTTGGGAATGCTTGTGCCTTTGGCTTTATTCAGTTGTACCCAGAAAGACTCTAACTCCAACACTGCCAAGGGAGATAAGCCACGAGTGGTTGCAACAAGTACCATCATTGCTGATTTGGCACAAGAGGTTGCAGGAGACGAGATTCAACTAAGTGGAATCTTGAAACCGGGTACTGATCCCCATGTTTACGAACCAGTACCAGCAGACAGCAGGGTTTTGGAAGAAGCTGACTTGATTTTGTATAACGGCTATAACCTGGAACCGGGGCTGATTAAATTGATGAATGCTTCTGGTGATAAGGCGCAAAAGTTAGCTGTAGGGGAAGCTGTGAAATCTTTGCAGCTTGATAAAGGCAAAGGAGAAGTTGTGCCAGATCCGCACGTTTGGGGTAGTGCAGAAAATGCGATCGCCATGACAAATGTAATACGAGATGCTTTGATTAAGCAATCACCTGAAGATAGAGAAAAATTTACTCAAAAAGCATCGCACCTTACTAATGAATTAAAACAGTTGCATAGCTGGATTAATCAACAGATTCAAACTATCCCTACAGATAAGCGCAAACTGGTAACAATTCATGATGCATTTCAATATTATGGACGTGCTTATGGAATTGCGATCGCAGGTACTTTAATTGGTATCAGTACTGAAGAACAACCAAGCGCTCAAACAGTTCAGCGATTGGTAGAGTCAATTAAAAAAATAGGAGTTTCGGCAATTTTTGCTGAGACTACAATTAACCCAGCTTTAATTAAAACTGTTGCCCAAGAAGCAGGTGTGAAATTAGCACCAAATCAACTGTATTCTGATTCAATTGGCGCTAAGGGAAGTCCAGGAGATTCGTATATTAAAATGATGGAAGCGAATACTCGTACAATTGTAGAAGCATTGGGGGGAAAATATACCCCATTTCAACTAAAGAAGTAA
- a CDS encoding prolyl oligopeptidase family serine peptidase, which produces MKNLPVWAFHGAKDNVVPLSESEIMVSALKARDGNVKFTVYPEAKHDSWTQTYNNPELYKWFLQHQRQNAVD; this is translated from the coding sequence CTGAAAAATCTTCCTGTGTGGGCATTTCACGGAGCCAAAGATAATGTAGTTCCCTTAAGCGAGTCTGAAATCATGGTTTCTGCACTCAAAGCCCGCGACGGAAATGTGAAATTTACAGTTTACCCAGAAGCCAAGCACGACTCGTGGACGCAGACATATAATAATCCAGAGTTGTATAAGTGGTTTTTACAGCATCAACGACAAAACGCTGTAGATTAA
- a CDS encoding GTP-binding protein: MRNLQETHLNRARASLRQALSWYGYLRKSGQLSSNPELAGLLKPELEALNSTLNKLDSNIIRIAAFGLVSRGKSAVLNALLGEKILQTGPLNGVTQWPRSVRWQPGGKVLVELIDTPGLDEIEGESRADMAREVVHQADLILFVVSGDITRTEYQALLELRRSQKPLILVFNKIDLYPDTDQGVIYQNLQQLGAGNPQAKPLLPDEIVMVAAEPAPMEVRVEWPDGRVSYEWETPPPQVDELKETILNILNREGRSLLALNALIQARDAEAAIAQKTIDLREQEAEDIIWQFTKYKALAVMLNPIAFLDILGGTVADLALIRALARLYGLPMTSYEAGKILKTILFSSGGLLLGELGSSFLLGLGKSTAAITSADNPSNITAFAGSAIAQAGIAGYGAYSVGKAAQVYLEKGCTWGQLGASSVIQEILSQVDQNTILYRLRQELGIKY; encoded by the coding sequence GTGCGAAATCTGCAAGAAACTCATTTAAATCGTGCCCGCGCCAGTCTCAGACAAGCGCTGTCTTGGTATGGATATCTTCGTAAGTCAGGACAGCTTTCATCCAACCCGGAATTGGCAGGTTTGTTGAAACCAGAATTGGAAGCTTTGAATTCCACACTCAACAAGCTAGATTCTAATATTATTAGAATTGCTGCCTTCGGTTTGGTAAGTCGTGGTAAGTCAGCAGTTCTAAATGCCTTACTGGGAGAGAAGATTCTGCAAACGGGGCCCCTGAACGGTGTCACTCAATGGCCCCGTTCCGTCCGTTGGCAGCCAGGGGGTAAGGTGTTAGTAGAATTAATTGATACCCCCGGATTAGATGAAATTGAGGGTGAGTCACGGGCAGACATGGCGCGAGAAGTCGTGCATCAGGCTGATTTGATTTTGTTTGTCGTGTCTGGTGATATCACACGCACTGAGTATCAAGCACTGCTGGAATTGCGGCGATCGCAAAAACCCCTGATTTTAGTATTTAACAAAATAGACCTTTACCCAGATACAGACCAGGGAGTGATTTACCAAAATTTGCAACAACTAGGCGCTGGGAATCCTCAAGCGAAACCTCTATTACCTGATGAAATTGTTATGGTGGCGGCGGAACCAGCGCCAATGGAAGTACGGGTTGAATGGCCTGATGGTCGTGTCAGTTATGAATGGGAGACACCGCCACCGCAAGTAGACGAACTCAAAGAAACAATTCTGAATATTCTCAATCGAGAAGGGCGATCGCTTCTGGCTTTAAATGCACTCATCCAAGCACGGGATGCAGAAGCCGCGATCGCTCAAAAAACCATCGACTTACGCGAACAAGAAGCTGAAGATATCATTTGGCAATTTACCAAATACAAAGCTTTGGCAGTAATGCTCAATCCCATCGCATTCTTAGATATCCTTGGCGGAACTGTTGCGGATTTGGCTTTAATTCGCGCCCTAGCTAGATTGTATGGTTTGCCGATGACTAGCTACGAAGCCGGGAAAATTTTAAAAACGATTTTATTTAGTTCTGGTGGCTTGCTACTGGGAGAATTAGGTAGTAGTTTCCTTTTGGGCTTGGGTAAAAGTACTGCTGCAATAACCAGTGCTGACAATCCCAGCAATATTACTGCCTTTGCTGGCAGTGCGATCGCTCAAGCTGGTATCGCTGGTTATGGTGCATACTCCGTTGGCAAAGCCGCTCAGGTGTATCTCGAAAAAGGCTGCACTTGGGGACAGTTGGGCGCTAGCAGCGTCATTCAAGAAATTCTCTCTCAAGTTGACCAAAATACAATTCTGTATCGCTTGCGACAAGAGTTAGGCATAAAGTATTGA
- a CDS encoding PEP-CTERM sorting domain-containing protein, with protein sequence MLKYTLGATGIGLIALIMGEVIIPQQAAAISLYSITDLGSLNPTATGFDAFSAAYGINNAGQVVGNSILPSTDVFRSNAFRTAPNSAINPATDDLGTLGGNSSTGYAINDFGQVVGESKKSVYGSDYAFLWSDATGMQNLGTLGGESSVAYAINNLGQVVGSAETKEGDFHAFFYNGSGGLQDLTTLAGLSSARDINDSGQIVGSAQTQSGQNHPFLYSRSGGLQDLGTLGGDEGVAYAINNLGQVVGRADIGATFEPDDPEEGPSNVSHAFFYSGSGTLQDLGTLGGPNSEATDINDFGQIVGNAGSPFFYSDGKMSNLNDLIPANSGWLLGSADGINNSGQIVGTGTIQDPERNYPVHAFLLTPVLEPTSVPEPSIILGSLTASAFGIVLGKKSKQQRKAKGIV encoded by the coding sequence ATGTTAAAGTATACTCTGGGCGCTACTGGTATCGGACTGATAGCCTTAATCATGGGAGAAGTTATAATTCCCCAGCAGGCTGCTGCTATATCTTTGTACTCTATTACCGATCTTGGTTCCTTAAACCCTACTGCTACTGGCTTTGATGCTTTTAGTGCAGCATACGGCATTAACAATGCTGGTCAAGTAGTTGGTAACTCAATTCTTCCTAGTACTGATGTTTTCCGCTCTAACGCCTTTCGCACGGCTCCTAACAGTGCAATTAATCCAGCAACTGACGACTTAGGAACTTTAGGTGGTAATTCAAGCACTGGCTACGCAATCAATGACTTTGGTCAAGTGGTCGGTGAGTCAAAGAAGTCTGTATATGGATCTGATTATGCTTTTCTCTGGAGTGATGCTACTGGAATGCAAAATCTAGGAACCCTTGGAGGAGAATCCAGCGTCGCTTATGCTATCAATAACTTAGGACAGGTCGTTGGCTCGGCAGAAACGAAGGAAGGAGACTTCCACGCCTTTTTCTACAATGGGAGTGGAGGATTACAAGACCTGACCACCCTTGCAGGATTAAGCTCTGCAAGGGATATTAACGACTCAGGACAAATAGTTGGCTCTGCACAAACTCAGTCAGGACAAAATCACCCTTTCCTCTACAGCAGGAGTGGAGGATTACAGGACTTAGGCACACTTGGGGGTGACGAAGGTGTAGCTTATGCTATCAATAACTTAGGACAGGTCGTTGGTAGGGCAGACATTGGAGCAACTTTTGAACCAGATGATCCAGAAGAAGGCCCTAGTAATGTTAGCCACGCCTTCTTTTACAGTGGGAGTGGAACACTGCAAGACTTAGGTACACTTGGGGGACCAAACAGTGAGGCTACTGATATTAATGATTTTGGGCAAATAGTTGGTAATGCAGGCTCTCCCTTCTTCTATAGTGACGGTAAAATGAGTAATTTAAACGACCTCATTCCTGCTAATTCTGGTTGGCTTCTTGGAAGCGCAGATGGGATCAACAACTCTGGACAAATTGTGGGTACAGGTACTATTCAAGACCCTGAACGTAATTACCCTGTTCATGCTTTTCTTTTGACACCTGTTTTGGAACCGACTTCTGTTCCCGAACCCTCAATCATATTGGGTTCATTGACGGCTAGTGCTTTTGGTATAGTCTTAGGCAAAAAATCTAAGCAGCAACGCAAAGCTAAAGGCATAGTCTAG
- a CDS encoding Calvin cycle protein CP12, with protein MTTTLNSFETAGATNLEEAITQAISEARTTCELDGSDSAGCAVAWDIVEELQAEKADQQQAKSKKTSLDNYCDRHPESVECLIYDL; from the coding sequence ATGACAACTACCCTAAACTCATTTGAAACTGCTGGCGCGACAAATCTTGAAGAAGCTATTACTCAAGCCATTAGTGAAGCGCGTACAACTTGTGAGCTAGATGGCAGTGATTCTGCTGGTTGTGCCGTAGCCTGGGACATTGTGGAAGAATTACAAGCTGAAAAAGCCGATCAACAGCAAGCAAAATCAAAGAAAACTTCTTTGGATAATTATTGCGATCGCCATCCTGAATCCGTAGAATGTCTAATCTACGACCTTTAA
- a CDS encoding TlyA family RNA methyltransferase: MAKQRLDTLLVELNLCSSRALAQRLIQAGEVTVNQQLVDKPGTEVDITAQINIKERSPFVSRGGEKLSKALSVFAIPVAKRICLDGGISTGGFTDCLLQAGAKQVYGIDVGYGQVDWRLRNDSRVILRERTNLRQLRPDELYGENDPIPDLAVVDVSFISLTKILPALWQLTQANREAVLLVKPQFEVGRSRVGKKGVVRDPNDQADAIFQVLQTAYELGWKYKGLTWSPITGPAGNIEYLLWLGMESETPPPDLEAIKQITQSATTDLRKN, encoded by the coding sequence TTGGCTAAACAGAGACTCGATACATTATTAGTAGAGTTAAATTTATGTTCTTCTCGCGCTTTAGCACAACGGCTAATTCAGGCGGGGGAAGTTACTGTTAATCAGCAGCTAGTTGATAAACCTGGTACAGAAGTTGATATTACTGCTCAAATAAATATTAAAGAGCGATCGCCTTTTGTTTCTAGAGGTGGTGAAAAACTCTCCAAAGCCTTATCAGTATTTGCCATTCCCGTAGCAAAGCGCATTTGTTTAGATGGTGGGATTTCTACTGGTGGTTTTACTGATTGTCTCTTACAAGCTGGAGCAAAACAAGTTTACGGAATTGATGTTGGTTACGGACAAGTTGATTGGCGGTTGCGAAATGATTCGCGGGTGATTTTACGGGAACGCACCAACTTACGGCAACTACGACCAGATGAGCTATATGGCGAAAATGACCCGATTCCTGATTTGGCGGTGGTTGATGTATCGTTTATTTCTTTAACAAAAATTCTGCCTGCTTTGTGGCAACTAACTCAAGCTAACCGTGAAGCTGTGTTGTTAGTCAAGCCACAGTTTGAAGTCGGCAGATCCCGTGTGGGTAAAAAAGGTGTTGTGCGCGATCCAAACGACCAAGCTGATGCCATTTTCCAGGTGTTGCAAACAGCCTACGAATTAGGATGGAAATATAAAGGCTTAACTTGGTCGCCGATCACTGGCCCTGCTGGGAATATTGAGTATCTTTTGTGGTTGGGAATGGAAAGTGAAACGCCACCACCTGATTTAGAAGCAATTAAGCAAATAACGCAATCAGCAACAACTGATTTACGGAAGAATTAA
- a CDS encoding DUF29 family protein, with the protein MEELLALKDLLVKGDVQGALIIVEELTEMSRNDIIKTIRSYAVILLLHLIKQQAENRTTRSWEVSIRNSVREIQRENKRRKAGGYYLTPEELLEILAEAYLNAIDEASLQVEEGRYEAQELEKLVNQEEIINRALTLILPG; encoded by the coding sequence ATGGAAGAATTATTAGCTCTGAAAGACTTGCTTGTTAAAGGCGATGTTCAAGGAGCATTGATTATAGTTGAAGAATTAACGGAAATGAGCCGAAATGACATCATCAAGACGATTCGTAGCTATGCAGTGATTTTGCTGTTGCATCTGATTAAACAACAAGCTGAAAATCGCACGACTCGCTCTTGGGAAGTCTCTATTCGGAATTCGGTTCGGGAAATTCAACGGGAAAATAAGCGGCGTAAAGCGGGGGGTTATTATCTCACGCCAGAAGAATTGTTAGAAATTTTAGCAGAAGCCTATTTAAATGCCATTGATGAGGCTTCCTTACAAGTAGAAGAAGGTCGTTATGAAGCTCAAGAATTAGAAAAACTTGTTAATCAAGAAGAAATTATTAATCGTGCTTTGACTTTAATTTTACCAGGGTAA
- a CDS encoding XisI protein, whose product MDKLARYRKIIRQLIFDYASHKPANGQIETEAVIDSERDHYEVLHVGWDGVRRVHGSVVHIDIINNKVWIQYDGTSQPVAEALLEAGILREDIVLGFHPAELRQYTDFAVS is encoded by the coding sequence ATGGATAAGCTAGCTCGGTATCGTAAAATTATTCGTCAGTTGATATTTGACTATGCTAGTCACAAACCTGCTAACGGTCAAATAGAGACAGAAGCAGTCATTGACTCGGAGCGAGACCACTACGAAGTGTTACATGTCGGTTGGGATGGAGTGCGCCGCGTACACGGTTCGGTGGTACATATAGACATTATTAATAATAAAGTGTGGATTCAATATGATGGTACTTCCCAGCCAGTAGCAGAGGCATTATTAGAAGCGGGTATTTTGCGCGAAGATATTGTCTTGGGTTTCCATCCGGCTGAACTACGGCAATACACTGATTTTGCTGTATCTTAA
- a CDS encoding element excision factor XisH family protein → MPARDIYHAAVIKALIADGWTITNDPLYLAYGGRELYVDIGAERVTIAAERDNQKIAVEIKSFLSPSPVNDLQEAVGQYEVYRSVLKELQPKRQLYLAVPKRVYEGIFSERFGQLILNSIGINLIVFDEQLERIIRWIS, encoded by the coding sequence ATGCCAGCCAGAGACATCTACCACGCCGCAGTCATTAAAGCACTTATAGCAGATGGTTGGACAATAACCAACGATCCCTTATACCTTGCTTATGGGGGTAGAGAACTTTACGTAGATATTGGAGCAGAAAGAGTTACCATTGCTGCTGAGAGGGATAATCAAAAAATAGCTGTTGAAATCAAAAGTTTTCTGAGTCCTTCTCCCGTGAATGACCTTCAGGAAGCTGTGGGACAGTATGAAGTTTATCGTAGCGTGCTTAAAGAACTACAACCAAAACGCCAACTTTATTTAGCAGTTCCCAAGCGGGTTTACGAAGGTATATTTTCCGAACGCTTTGGTCAGCTAATTCTTAATAGTATAGGAATAAACCTAATTGTCTTTGACGAGCAACTAGAAAGGATTATCAGATGGATAAGCTAG